One window of the Desulfitibacter alkalitolerans DSM 16504 genome contains the following:
- the ilvD gene encoding dihydroxy-acid dehydratase produces the protein MRSTAMKQGLEKAPHRSLFKALGLTDWELEKPIIGIVNSHNEIVPGHMHLDQIASAVKSGIQLAGGVPLEFPTIGVCDGIAMNHEGMKYSLASREIIADSIEIMAKGHPFDALVFIPNCDKIVPGMLMAAARLDIPSIFVSGGPMMAGNFKGKKISLSNMFEMVGSVKANKMTEEELAEAENVACPGCGSCSGMFTANSMNCLTEALGMALPGNGTVLAVEAARIRLAKETGRKVMELLEKDIRPSQIMTREGFMNALIADMALGCSTNTALHLPAISHEAGIELDFNIFDEISKKTPQLCKLAPAGGHHMEDLGAAGGIQAVLAELTKLNLLNLDVMTTTGKTVGENIKDAIVLDYDVIRPVNNPYSVDGGIAILWGSLAPDGAVVKKGAVAEKMLVHKGPARVFNSEEETVEAILGGNIKSGDVIIVRYEGPKGGPGMREMLTPTSAVAGMGLDETVALITDGRFSGATRGASIGHVSPEAAEGGPIGLIEEGDIISIDIPNRKLDIMVSDEELEKRRNKWQKPEPKVKTGYLARYQRLVSSASSGAIIK, from the coding sequence ATGAGAAGTACAGCAATGAAGCAGGGTTTAGAAAAGGCACCTCATAGGTCTTTATTCAAGGCCTTGGGTTTAACTGATTGGGAACTGGAAAAACCTATTATTGGTATTGTAAATAGCCATAATGAAATAGTTCCTGGACACATGCACCTGGACCAAATTGCCAGTGCAGTTAAATCAGGAATACAGCTTGCAGGGGGTGTACCCCTGGAGTTTCCAACTATAGGTGTTTGTGATGGTATTGCAATGAACCACGAGGGAATGAAATATTCACTGGCAAGTAGAGAGATAATTGCAGATTCAATAGAAATTATGGCCAAGGGACACCCCTTTGATGCTCTAGTATTTATTCCAAACTGTGACAAGATAGTGCCAGGCATGCTCATGGCTGCAGCTCGATTAGACATTCCTTCCATATTTGTCAGCGGAGGCCCAATGATGGCCGGCAATTTTAAAGGAAAGAAAATAAGCCTTTCTAACATGTTTGAAATGGTTGGTTCAGTTAAGGCTAACAAGATGACCGAAGAAGAGCTTGCGGAAGCAGAAAATGTTGCATGTCCAGGCTGTGGATCCTGTTCAGGAATGTTTACAGCCAATTCAATGAACTGTTTGACAGAGGCCCTGGGAATGGCTCTCCCTGGTAATGGTACAGTGCTGGCAGTAGAAGCTGCAAGGATAAGACTTGCCAAGGAAACCGGCCGCAAGGTCATGGAGCTTCTGGAAAAGGATATTAGACCATCCCAGATAATGACCAGGGAAGGCTTTATGAATGCCCTTATTGCTGATATGGCTTTGGGCTGCTCAACAAATACAGCCTTACATTTGCCGGCTATCTCCCATGAAGCTGGTATTGAGTTGGACTTCAATATTTTCGATGAAATAAGTAAAAAAACCCCCCAACTGTGCAAGTTGGCTCCGGCCGGCGGTCATCATATGGAAGACTTAGGTGCTGCAGGAGGCATCCAGGCAGTTTTAGCAGAACTAACCAAGCTTAATCTTCTTAATCTAGATGTAATGACAACTACTGGAAAGACCGTTGGTGAGAATATAAAGGATGCTATTGTTTTAGACTATGATGTAATCAGGCCTGTTAATAACCCCTATAGTGTTGATGGCGGAATTGCAATACTCTGGGGAAGCCTGGCACCTGATGGAGCTGTTGTTAAAAAGGGTGCAGTTGCTGAGAAAATGCTTGTTCATAAGGGACCAGCTAGGGTCTTTAATAGTGAAGAAGAAACGGTGGAGGCAATTCTTGGCGGCAATATAAAGTCTGGTGATGTAATTATAGTTCGATATGAGGGTCCCAAGGGCGGCCCTGGCATGAGGGAAATGCTCACTCCAACTAGTGCAGTTGCCGGAATGGGGCTTGATGAAACTGTGGCCCTTATTACAGATGGAAGATTTTCCGGTGCTACCAGGGGAGCATCCATTGGCCACGTATCCCCAGAGGCAGCAGAGGGTGGACCCATTGGCCTCATTGAAGAAGGAGACATTATATCCATAGATATCCCAAATAGAAAATTAGATATTATGGTAAGTGATGAAGAATTAGAAAAACGGAGAAATAAATGGCAAAAACCGGAACCTAAAGTTAAAACAGGTTATCTGGCCAGATATCAGAGACTAGTTAGTTCAGCCAGTTCTGGTGCGATAATTAAGTAA
- a CDS encoding DUF3786 domain-containing protein yields the protein MEEYIPGNYRGAITRAHEIFKTANPDDMVLGSGAKFDRDKSCFYLKYCNLPIEVHYPSGTAHWLDSEKKIINVSDRYLILLYLAQSSGLPLRNNWLTFLELPGGPHHYAPFLKEGVEPLVEAFGKNPEEAWTVAKHFGATRVTMGSVGFIMPVFPKLPLAFVFWEGDEEFPTKANILFDQISPDYLDTASLYMLGINAARKLIRRNIHQ from the coding sequence ATGGAAGAATATATTCCAGGAAATTACAGAGGAGCTATTACAAGGGCCCACGAAATATTTAAAACTGCCAACCCAGATGATATGGTTTTAGGAAGTGGGGCCAAATTTGACAGGGATAAATCATGCTTTTACCTAAAATACTGCAATTTACCCATTGAGGTTCATTATCCATCTGGAACAGCCCATTGGCTGGATTCAGAAAAGAAAATCATAAATGTAAGTGATAGATACCTTATTCTATTATATTTAGCCCAAAGCAGCGGCCTGCCTTTAAGAAATAATTGGCTTACCTTTCTTGAGCTGCCTGGCGGTCCTCATCATTATGCTCCCTTTTTAAAAGAAGGAGTGGAGCCCCTTGTTGAAGCATTCGGCAAAAATCCTGAAGAAGCCTGGACTGTTGCTAAACACTTTGGAGCTACTCGTGTTACAATGGGCAGCGTTGGGTTTATTATGCCAGTTTTCCCCAAGCTCCCCCTGGCCTTTGTATTTTGGGAAGGTGATGAGGAGTTTCCCACAAAGGCAAATATTCTCTTTGACCAAATCTCACCAGATTATCTGGACACAGCTTCTTTATATATGCTGGGAATAAATGCAGCACGTAAATTAATCAGACGAAATATCCACCAGTAG
- a CDS encoding nucleotidyltransferase family protein, whose translation MLIADGSKLSCIVLAAGRSKRMGSNNKLLLPFHGKELILHTIEKIIGQDFFEIVIVTGWQSHELEKILMNYPVKLINHPGYLEGQSTSLKKGLSVISEKTLGAFFVLGDQPMVQEETIKRLIAGFLQKPSFLTAPYYKDKRGNPVIIPRQFFSWLNQLQGDQGARDLFLREEIINKIHVHDPGVVEDIDTPEDYEKLKTKQNILRG comes from the coding sequence ATGTTAATTGCTGACGGAAGCAAGCTTTCATGTATTGTACTGGCTGCTGGAAGATCCAAAAGAATGGGCAGCAATAATAAGCTGCTGCTGCCATTTCATGGCAAGGAGCTTATCCTCCACACTATTGAAAAAATTATCGGACAGGATTTTTTCGAAATAGTAATTGTTACTGGCTGGCAATCCCATGAATTGGAGAAAATATTGATGAATTACCCAGTAAAGCTCATAAATCATCCTGGATATCTGGAAGGACAGTCCACTTCATTGAAAAAAGGCTTAAGTGTTATTTCGGAAAAAACATTAGGTGCTTTTTTTGTTTTAGGAGATCAGCCAATGGTTCAGGAAGAGACTATTAAAAGGCTAATAGCTGGTTTTTTACAAAAACCTAGCTTTCTAACTGCACCTTATTATAAAGATAAAAGGGGAAACCCAGTTATTATTCCCAGGCAGTTTTTTTCCTGGCTAAACCAGCTGCAGGGGGACCAGGGTGCAAGAGATTTATTCTTGCGGGAGGAAATAATTAATAAGATTCATGTACATGATCCAGGTGTAGTGGAGGATATTGATACCCCTGAAGACTATGAAAAATTAAAAACAAAACAAAATATTTTAAGGGGGTAA
- a CDS encoding FmdB family zinc ribbon protein codes for MPTYDYRCQECSEKFSKFVSISEKDQVKCQKCGGQCQQLFTGFLYNKKTGGGISNGSSSSCTKSSCSGCKGC; via the coding sequence ATGCCCACATATGATTATAGATGCCAAGAATGCTCTGAGAAATTTTCAAAATTTGTATCCATAAGCGAAAAAGATCAAGTTAAATGTCAAAAGTGTGGCGGACAATGTCAGCAGCTTTTTACAGGCTTTTTATATAATAAAAAAACTGGTGGTGGTATAAGCAATGGTTCATCTTCAAGCTGTACCAAGAGCTCATGCTCAGGGTGCAAGGGATGTTAA
- a CDS encoding HD-GYP domain-containing protein gives MSKDEKCIPVKEIGGNVMRKVPVHYLRPGMKIGSSVFSSEGILLLRSGTFLTKNTVNRLKLMDIPAVFIDDGFIKDVEVVDVISDETRNDAIKKVRNIFGQVEIAKKAQRLCLVIDESKITDVVEKILENLLLRNDVLVSLSDIRTFDDYTYGHSVNVCTLALLTGNALKLSHNSLVQLGTGAILHDLGKILTPKDILNKPGALSEEEFNTIKRHCEDGYMLLREKGKVGSLAASVVREHHERIDGSGYPRGLKGDKIHILSKIVGLVDVYDALTADRVYRKGYMPHEAYEMLAAAVDISFDFQVVKAFLDNIAMYPIGSFVELDTGQVGAVVKAIKGLTHRPVIRVFFEDKSIPVVKPYEVDLSTKLNVMINRVLDFLEVDKLSLKLKQYHEG, from the coding sequence ATGTCGAAAGATGAAAAATGTATTCCCGTTAAGGAAATTGGAGGAAATGTTATGCGCAAGGTACCTGTTCACTATTTACGGCCAGGAATGAAAATAGGCAGCTCTGTATTTTCAAGTGAAGGTATACTGCTTTTGCGGTCAGGAACTTTCCTTACCAAAAATACTGTTAACCGTTTAAAGCTCATGGATATTCCAGCTGTATTTATAGATGATGGGTTTATTAAAGATGTGGAAGTAGTAGATGTTATATCAGATGAAACAAGAAATGATGCTATCAAGAAGGTAAGGAATATCTTTGGCCAGGTGGAGATTGCCAAGAAAGCACAAAGATTATGCCTTGTTATTGATGAGTCTAAAATTACTGATGTTGTTGAAAAAATTCTTGAAAACCTTCTTTTGCGAAATGATGTATTAGTTTCATTATCTGATATTCGTACTTTTGATGATTATACCTATGGACATTCTGTAAATGTATGTACTCTAGCTTTACTAACAGGTAATGCCTTAAAACTTTCTCATAATTCCTTGGTGCAGTTGGGGACAGGGGCTATACTCCATGACCTGGGCAAAATATTAACCCCAAAGGATATTCTAAACAAGCCAGGTGCATTATCGGAAGAAGAGTTTAATACAATTAAAAGGCACTGTGAAGATGGATACATGCTGCTTCGAGAAAAGGGCAAAGTAGGCAGCCTGGCAGCTTCTGTGGTTCGTGAGCATCATGAAAGAATAGATGGAAGCGGTTACCCAAGAGGGCTTAAGGGTGATAAAATACATATACTAAGCAAAATCGTTGGGTTAGTTGATGTATATGACGCATTAACTGCTGATAGGGTATACAGGAAAGGGTATATGCCCCATGAAGCCTATGAAATGTTAGCAGCTGCAGTGGATATTAGCTTTGACTTTCAAGTAGTCAAAGCCTTCCTTGACAACATAGCCATGTATCCAATAGGGAGCTTTGTTGAGTTAGATACAGGTCAGGTGGGTGCAGTTGTAAAGGCCATTAAAGGCTTAACACACCGTCCGGTAATCAGAGTATTTTTTGAGGATAAAAGCATTCCGGTAGTTAAGCCCTACGAGGTCGACCTTTCAACAAAATTGAATGTAATGATTAACAGGGTGTTAGATTTTCTAGAAGTGGATAAACTATCCTTAAAATTAAAGCAATATCATGAAGGGTGA
- a CDS encoding NifU family protein — MKEKVEAALNKVRPYLQRDGGDVELVSIEDDGTVKVKLKGACGGCPMANQTLKNGIERVLKEEVKEVKEVVSV, encoded by the coding sequence ATGAAAGAAAAAGTTGAAGCTGCTTTAAATAAAGTTCGTCCATATCTTCAAAGAGATGGTGGAGATGTAGAATTAGTTAGTATTGAAGATGATGGTACTGTAAAAGTAAAGCTAAAGGGAGCTTGTGGAGGGTGCCCAATGGCTAATCAAACTTTAAAAAATGGGATTGAAAGGGTTTTAAAAGAGGAAGTCAAGGAAGTAAAAGAGGTAGTCTCAGTCTAA
- the mobA gene encoding molybdenum cofactor guanylyltransferase, translated as MEVKMKFSAVILAGGKSSRMKMNKALLPAGDKTFIETIAGQLAKYFNEVIIITNTIQTYEFLPYKKYPDIIINKGPLGGIHSGLTHASNEYSFVTACDMPFIDGAAARKLCEMANGYDGVVPKKGEYLQPLFAVYSKNCIPYIEKCLDEEHYKIISFYPCVKILYPDWSQLLGDEKAAKTFFNINTPEDLKIYRKYEES; from the coding sequence ATGGAGGTTAAAATGAAGTTTTCTGCAGTGATTTTGGCCGGAGGAAAAAGCTCTAGAATGAAAATGAACAAGGCTTTACTGCCAGCAGGGGATAAAACCTTCATTGAAACAATTGCCGGGCAGCTAGCAAAATACTTTAACGAGGTTATTATTATAACTAATACTATCCAAACCTATGAATTTTTACCATATAAAAAGTATCCTGATATTATTATTAATAAGGGACCGCTAGGAGGAATTCATTCGGGGTTGACCCATGCGAGTAATGAGTATTCCTTTGTAACCGCTTGTGACATGCCATTTATAGACGGTGCAGCAGCCCGAAAACTATGTGAGATGGCAAATGGCTATGATGGTGTGGTACCAAAAAAGGGAGAATACTTACAGCCTTTGTTTGCAGTTTACTCAAAGAACTGTATTCCATATATAGAGAAATGTCTTGATGAAGAGCACTATAAAATAATCTCCTTTTACCCATGTGTGAAGATATTATATCCGGACTGGAGTCAACTTCTAGGCGATGAAAAGGCTGCAAAAACCTTTTTCAACATCAATACTCCCGAAGATCTAAAAATATATAGAAAGTATGAAGAAAGTTAG
- a CDS encoding sigma-54-dependent Fis family transcriptional regulator, producing MKAHKDLDIITRAWQRFVDKGELYGGISPVILRSWIRSKNNQISRCQGPDKLHIVKDHGLKNLKKAHADSLEASETSILALTEALYNRDMAILLSDPEGNILQVTYTRDGSDILKGFKPGQCLAEGIAGTNCIGLASLEKKPVSVWGAEHYNSLWHRLFGEAAPIFTKQGELKGIIALMGDIADKQPGYNHLVYMLARRIEDQLEIWEYKKMWRLGSSVLRLTAKTSFMDLKGESKKWKDVIKSAKRAAEGSANLHLTGGQGVGKETLARAIHFENSKGPFVQFDCMKNSTNGRLFLNSLQLAQHGVLFIKNINYLPKKMQLALLKACRQKTFVDVYGKTKEREFRIFSSSTENLEKMVNQKLFDEDLYYRLSGHHIFIAPLQERIQDIECLLAHRLETLVGKKKSLTFDVSEEAWIKLKAHSWPGNVSELFNVINQAVERLGDNTVIAAKHIII from the coding sequence GTGAAAGCACACAAGGATTTGGATATCATTACCAGAGCATGGCAAAGATTTGTAGACAAGGGAGAATTATATGGAGGTATTTCTCCTGTAATCCTACGATCCTGGATTCGTTCTAAAAACAACCAGATAAGCCGCTGTCAAGGGCCAGATAAACTGCACATTGTCAAGGACCATGGATTAAAGAATCTAAAAAAAGCCCATGCAGACTCATTGGAAGCTTCAGAAACTAGTATTTTAGCACTGACTGAAGCATTGTATAATAGAGACATGGCAATTCTATTATCGGACCCTGAAGGAAATATTCTGCAAGTGACCTATACCAGAGACGGAAGTGATATTTTAAAGGGCTTTAAACCGGGGCAGTGTCTTGCAGAGGGTATTGCAGGAACCAATTGTATTGGTTTGGCTTCATTAGAAAAAAAGCCTGTTTCCGTCTGGGGGGCGGAGCATTATAACAGCTTATGGCATAGGCTTTTTGGTGAAGCAGCTCCCATATTTACTAAACAAGGAGAACTAAAGGGAATTATTGCCTTAATGGGAGATATAGCTGATAAGCAACCCGGGTATAATCATTTAGTGTATATGCTGGCCCGTAGAATAGAGGATCAGCTTGAAATCTGGGAATATAAAAAAATGTGGCGTTTAGGCAGTTCAGTTTTGAGATTGACAGCCAAAACATCCTTTATGGATTTAAAAGGGGAAAGTAAAAAGTGGAAAGACGTGATTAAGTCTGCAAAAAGGGCTGCTGAAGGCTCAGCTAACCTGCATCTTACCGGAGGACAGGGAGTTGGCAAGGAAACTTTAGCCCGTGCCATACATTTTGAAAACTCCAAGGGTCCCTTTGTGCAATTTGATTGTATGAAAAACAGCACTAACGGCCGTTTATTTCTAAATTCCTTACAGCTTGCACAGCATGGTGTTCTTTTTATCAAGAATATAAATTACCTGCCTAAAAAAATGCAGTTGGCACTTTTGAAGGCCTGCAGACAAAAAACCTTTGTAGATGTTTATGGGAAAACAAAAGAAAGAGAATTTAGAATCTTTTCTTCTTCCACAGAAAATTTAGAGAAAATGGTTAATCAAAAGCTTTTTGATGAGGATTTATACTACAGGCTGTCAGGACATCATATTTTTATAGCCCCCTTACAGGAAAGAATCCAGGACATAGAATGCCTGTTGGCCCATAGATTAGAAACACTGGTTGGCAAAAAAAAATCATTGACTTTTGATGTATCAGAAGAGGCTTGGATTAAATTAAAGGCCCATTCCTGGCCCGGGAATGTTAGTGAATTATTTAATGTAATTAACCAGGCAGTTGAAAGGTTAGGGGATAATACTGTGATAGCTGCCAAACATATAATAATTTGA